The genomic DNA GGAGGGCAGCATAATGCAATAATTGGGGTTAAGTAAACACGTTGAATTATCCTGCGTGTATGTTAGATTTGgcaacacacagaggaagagagtgagtgACTCacataacagacagacatgcagacagaaaatgaaaggttTACTGAGAAGCCACAGTATACTGTTTACAGTCATTCAAAGGGAATTGACTTTAGACTAAACAATGACTGTCGACAGCAGAACAATGAAACACGAGTATGGAAAGAGTGCGTACAGACgaggtggcacagtggttaACCTCTGTTGCGTAATAAGTTGATGAGGTGGAAACCTAGCGATGCCCTAGCTTCATGAGTCAGACGAACAGTGAGATATAGTTTAAACAAGTGTCTAAAGCCAAAATTAGATATTTCCCATTGAAGATTGTGCCACCAACTGCAACAAAAAGCATTAAAtctaaacatttttcttcttatcTTCAAGTTGCAtcattattatctattattatatcgatttctttttttttacatgataaTTCTGCATTCTGCCTTAAAATGTATATGCATTAGTCTTCCATTGTTTTACTGTTCATATTCTTACTGCAATTAGTTTGTTACAGCCCTGTGATGTGTACTAACctatataaaagaaaatgaatttccCCAAGAGGATAGagtaattaattattattattattattacaaaagtCGAATTAATAgattttttaaagaatattttgTCTTCATTCCATAAATGATTACAAATGCACTGAATTTGATACACAGTAGGTTTCACATGTGAAATCAAACTAAAAGGGAATCCTTTTCCCACGAAAGTGATATTTCATGTTTGTCATTGACAGCCACAAACGCATGCACACGTATGTAACATAGTGGAAAGAGTTGCATCACATAAGACACAAGATGGTTAACCAAAGCCACTACAGCTACAACACagctctgctttcttttcatgGCAGTTTTGACCTCCAGTAACTCTGTGGCATTTTGACTTTTTCCATTCGAGGGGGCGTTTATATAAAACGATGGGGCCGTCCTACTGTTTGAGGAAGTGCAGCTCTATCTGCGGTCCAAATGCTGCTGAAAGAAGAAGTGAGACCTGATATAAGTCAGCAACAGTGATTGGTGGACTTGGAGTCATGTGACCTCCAGTGGAGGTAAAGGGTGCACCCTCTGGGGTTTAGTTTGGGGTGGAAATTCCAACACCACCATGTCCAGTTCATGAGATGTTGTATAAGTTATTGTTCTCATCCTCGTGGAGGGGGAGGTTACTTTGGGTTGTTAGGTTCTTTCAGTCGGAGTATCGTGATCTGAAACTGAGTGAATGGTGTTTTGAATGGCTGTAACTCCTGATGTCATGTTTGTGGCTTCAGTCGTTTCATTGAAGCTTTCCATTGCTTTAGTTCCTACATGATTAGGTCACACACTGTGGCGTTACTGACATCAATACACttcatggccaaaagtatgtggatgCCCAAACTGTACTAATCTGTATGTAATAGTTTAACATATTCCAAAACCATGGCCATTGatatgctgctataacagcccCCACTattctgggaaggctttccatGAGATTTTGGAACgtggatttgctcccattcagctaCAAGAGCGTTAGTGAGGTCAGGTTGGgcactgatgttgggcgataAGGCCCAGGATTGCAGTCAACGTTCCAGTTCCTCCTGAAGATGCTGGATGGGCTTGAGGTCAAGGCTCAAACTCAGAAAACCTTTCTTGATTGACTTAATTTATGTTGAAACAGGACAGGATCTTCctcaaactgttgccacaaggTTGGAAGCGCACCATTGTATTTAattatatactgtagatttaaGATTTCCCTTAATTGGAACTAAGGAGCTGAGCCCAAAGCATGAAACACACCCTcagaccaaaagtacacaaacgtatgtgtgaatgtaaaaaaacacgACACAGCAGAACCTTCCTGTCTTGTGCTGTAAAAAAACTCCAACTGATTCCCCATGGAATCTGATACGTGATGTACAGAGCAGTATAGAGAGCTACCAAACGTTTTGATGatagttttgcttttttggTGAAAACTGCAAAAACCATCTTCatctaaattaaatgtttgttattttccatttttaaaactttgcaAATTCCTGAACCTTGGGTCCAAATCTTTCCTGGCCTTTCTGCTTTCCACTCCTTTCTTTATAATTGTATATGCACAATGTCTTTTAGGATCATTTTGTTGAGGATAAATATGTAAAGACCTACATTCCCCCATGTtgtgatttctttcatttaaattgtgTTGCATGAACAAAATAAGCACTTTTCTCCCCAGGTTTCATTCTGAGTAGGAGACATTTTCAGTGTCTGTACCTAAAGATCAACATTTCCTCTCTCATGGTCTtaactctttgtgtgtttttcctctcaggctgcagagtGGGGTGAACctgcaggtgtgttttgttaatgacagcagcagtgacaaagACAGCGATGCTGAGGACAGCAGGACAGAAACCAGCCTGGACACGCCGCTGTCACCTGTGGTATGCACAGCTTAGATcaactctgtgtttctgtcttatCCCACTACTCGCATTACTCTCTGTAATAACCATGTGTGAGAACCACATTGGCTGTTACATCATAATGCCACTTACACTACTTCCTCTCCAGAGCAAGCAGAGCTCGTCGTTATCGGACCGAGACACGGCGGAGGAGGACTCAGACCCGTTAGATGACTGCGGCGGGTTCTGGCGGGTGCAGcggaggctgcaggaggaggccCGGGTGGCGCTGGCTCTGGCTCGACCCATGGCCCGcatgcaggtggaggtggagaggcaAATCCAACTGCACAGACGCTCACCTGTGGCTGACTTGGTTAGTcagtaagagagagaaatacagaccagcagatttgtgtgtgtgtgtgtgtgtgtagctctttACTCCTTCCTctatgaaaaatgcattttaggAGATGATCCAGGACAATTAAATATATCTGTGCCATatgtgaaggaggaaaaaaagaaaatagaatgGCTTACTATAACTTGCTGTTACAGTAAACACGACACAATAAAAGTGACGTAAGGGACTTACAAGGCCTGAATAGAAGGTCAGTCAGGGTTTGTAAGTGGATGTGTGTGACCAAGAGAAAACCCCTAACACTGGTAAATGAAAGAGCAGCTAACTTGTCCTGCTGTTGATGGATAAAGGACATTTGCAAACCCAGATAGATACATAGATCCAGCTGAATATTGAATacttacattattacattacattttgacattaaGTAATTtcccttctgtgtgtgtttacatactCAGCTTCCCCATCTGCCCCACATCAGCGAGGGCTTGATGAAGAGGAATCTGAGGCGAGGGGACATGAGGGACATGAGTCTAGGACAGCTGCAAGTCATCACAAATGACTTACACTCACAGATTCAGAGtgagtagacacacacacacacacacacacacacacatacacatacacacacacatacacacacacacacacacacacacacacacacacacacacacacacacacacacacacacacacacacacacacacacacacacacacacacacacacacacacacacctctaagTATTTGATAAACCCAACAAACCTCTTGCCCTTCCAACTGAATTCTACTATCCTCCCATTTTAGATTTTAGTGGGATACCATTGTTGGCAGATTTTAAGAATGAAGAAAAACGGCACTGGCTTTAACATAGTTTAACTTATCCAAAGTGGTTTGGAAGTGTGAATCAATTGGTCTGAAATATCAAATGGAGGTCAAAATATCAGAAGACTTAACAATCAATCCACCTTAAAAACTGAgatagaaatgtaaatgttatggCTAAAAATACAGACATCTTCTAACCATTTTCACAGATCAGACTCCTAaattctcctcttctctttctgaaTCCAAAACAGGTCTAAATGAGGAGCTGGtgcagttgctgctgctgagggatGAGCTGCATGTGGAGCAGGATGCCATGCTGGTGGACATAGAGGACCTCACCAGGTGAATCACCCTTTCCtatcctctctctgttctttgtctGCAATATCTGTCAAATTCTCAATTTCTATTGAAAATGATGACAGAGTAGTCCGTATAATCTGCATTTGGACTTGAACTGAATCTCCTGTGCTCGCTCTGATGTgcttcttgtctttgttgtgaCAGGCACGCTCACAGCCATCAGCGGCACCAGGCAGAGAAAGCTATGTCTAAATAAAACACCCCGTCTACacgtgtgtctgtctgcacgCCATTTTACCTCCCGCTCCATGGACTGTCACCATTGTTACTAATGAAACTCCATCCGTGCTGACTGTTTCTGGAGAAGTGAATATGCCATATACTATaatattaaacacacagacacactcataaTGTATCCCACCGCAGGATGTTGTGGAAGGACGGAGGACTTTCAGTATGGACACAGATGAGTTTGTGCAGGGCTTTCACTTCCACTCAGCATGATTAATCATGCCATATTTCATAGAATTAGGGGAATCCTCTCTACTTAAACCCATCCCTAACCCTGATTTACCTCTTCATGATTTTGCACGGTACACTAATGTATGTTAATGCTGGGTTGGAGAGAGTGCCTGCACGCCATGTTTCTCCCTCGTCTCAAAAAGGATGATGACTTCTAGGGGCCACACCAGACTGAACTGAAGATCAATGaacttcttttcatcttttgtttgtctctatAATAATCGGGAGGATCGATCAGCTCATCTGTAGACATGCTCTGTTCACCTTTTATCGTTTCTTTCACTAAGAGCACTGTGTCGTTGCTGTTTAACACTGGAGTTCACTATTAAACTATCTGGGCTGTTGCAATAGAAAATGGCAAACACTCTGTTCTGATTTGCAGTTTAGCTTCACAGTGATGTTGTA from Enoplosus armatus isolate fEnoArm2 chromosome 14, fEnoArm2.hap1, whole genome shotgun sequence includes the following:
- the LOC139296879 gene encoding schwannomin-interacting protein 1-like isoform X1; this translates as MVHQEKRVYQAQRNERESIRQKLALGSFYDDEPVIYTSCSKNGPSSRLQSGVNLQVCFVNDSSSDKDSDAEDSRTETSLDTPLSPVSKQSSSLSDRDTAEEDSDPLDDCGGFWRVQRRLQEEARVALALARPMARMQVEVERQIQLHRRSPVADLLPHLPHISEGLMKRNLRRGDMRDMSLGQLQVITNDLHSQIQSLNEELVQLLLLRDELHVEQDAMLVDIEDLTRHAHSHQRHQAEKAMSK
- the LOC139296879 gene encoding schwannomin-interacting protein 1-like isoform X2; translated protein: MVHQEKRVYQAQRNERESIRQKLALGSFYDDEPVIYTSCSKNGPSSRLQSGVNLQVCFVNDSSSDKDSDAEDSRTETSLDTPLSPVLPHLPHISEGLMKRNLRRGDMRDMSLGQLQVITNDLHSQIQSLNEELVQLLLLRDELHVEQDAMLVDIEDLTRHAHSHQRHQAEKAMSK